AACAAATCAAAATCGGCCATGCCCAAAGAATATACTTTATATATAGCTGAAACCAATTACCCATTAACAATGGTTTCTGAACCAATCTTAAAAGTTGCAAAAGGGTTTACCTTCAAGGTGTACAAAAAATAACTTGCCCAAAAGTTATTTATTTTCCTTCTGAAGTTGTATTTTGCCTTAACTTTGCGTACTTTTATGAGAAACATCAAAGTACTATTTTATCCCCTCATTTTTATTGCTTTATCCTGCGGTGGCGAAGAAAAAACTCCCCACGAAAAAAGTATTGACGAAATAAAAGCTTGGCAAATAAAGGCTGATAGCTCTATTCAGAAGAATGAGAATGTATCAGGAATTTGCGATTCGCTCATTACACATTATGAGCATTTTGTGAATGCCTATCCGCAAGACACTTTCGTACCTGAATGTTTGGAAAGAATTGCATCTTTAAATCAACGGTTGAAACAATTTGAAAAAGCTGAAATAGCTATGGAGAAATTCCAAAAAATGTTTCCTAAACATAAAAAGATTCCCTTCATCCTGTTTCAGGAAGCAATTATGTTTCAAACAGATATGCATCAACTTGGAAAAGCGAAAGATAAATTTAACGAATTAATTTTAAAATATCCAAATACTAAATGGGCAAGCGATGCTAAAATAATCATGGAATCGAATGCCAGCAGCGATATAGAGCTTTTTAATTCTATTATGAAGAACGCTGAAGATAAAAAAATAACAAAGAAATAATGGGGAGTTTGGTAGCAATTGTAGGAAGGCCTAATGTTGGTAAATCAACACTGTTCAACAGGCTTGTTGGGCAAAGAAAAGCCATCGTGGACGATGTGAGCGGCGTAACTCGCGATCGCCACTACGCAGAAGCAGAATGGCTTGATAAAGAATTTATTGTAATAGATACAGGCGGATATGTAAAACAAAGCAATGATGTATTTGAAACTTCGATAAGAGAACAGGTGAAAATTGCTATTTCAGAAGCGGATGTGCTGCTTTTTATGGTGGATATAACCTGTGGTGTCACCGACCTCGATGCAGAATTTGCAGACCTGCTTCGCCGCAGCAGCAAAAAAGTGTTGGTAGTGGCAAACAAATTGGACAATTATGAACGCCTTGCTGATGTAGCTGAATTTTATTCGTTGGGCTTTGAACACATTTTCCCTATTTCATCAATGACAGGTAGTGGAACCGGGGAACTTTTGGATGAAGTAGCCAAGCATTTAAACAATCCAGAAGAAGATTTAACCGACCTTCCCAAAATAGCTATTATAGGGCGGCCCAATGTGGGGAAATCATCCCTTACCAATGCTTTGCTAGGAGTTGAGAGAAACATTGTGACGGATATTCCAGGCACAACGCGAGACAGTATTCATACCCACTACAAAGCTTTCGGACACGAATTTTTGTTAGTAGATACAGCAGGTATTCGAAAAAAATCGGCTACCATGGACAATATAGAGTTTTACTCTGTGATGAGGAGCATAAAAGCAATTGAGGAAGCCGATGTCGTAATGTTAATGATTGATGCTACAGAAGGGTTCCAGAGCCAGGATCAGGCTTTATTTCATCTAGCAGAAAAAAACGGAAAAGGTATCGTGATTTTAGTGAACAAATGGGATTTAATGAACAAAGATACTAATTCATCTAAGGAATTTGCCAAGCATATTGAAGAGAAGATAGCACCCTTCACCGATGTACCCGTTTTATTTATATCAGCTAAGGAGAAACAGCGAATTTTGAAGGCGATTGAAATGGCTGTAGCGGTATATCAGCGTAAAAATGTATCAATACCTACGCATGCTCTTAATGAGTTCCTATTGGAAGTAGTGCAACAAACACCTCCGCCGTCTTTGAAAGGAAAATTTGTTAAGATTAAATATGTAACACAATTAAAGAGTAAACCACAGCAATTTTTGTTGTTTTGCAACCTTCCGCAGTATGTAAAAGACCCCTATAAACGGTTTATCGAGAACCGGCTTAGGGAGAAGTATAATTACACTGGAGTGCCGCTTAAAATCTATTTCAGAAAAAAATGATTTTTTTTTTTGCAAATGAAGATTCAGTTAATACCTTTGCAGCGATTTATAAATTAATTAATTAATTCAAAAAAAAACAACATGAAAAAATTATTATCAGTACTGATGGTTGCCTCTATGGTATCCTTTGTTGCTTGCAAAGGCGGCAAAAAAAATGACGACCAAGCTAAGCATGATGCAGATTCAATCGAAACTGCCCGTGTACAAGATTCAATCAAGAATGCAATGGCTACAGATACTATTGCCAAACACGAAGAAGTAAAAGACAGCTTGAAAAACGAAGTTAAGAAAGAAGACAAAAAGATTGACGAAATGAAGAAAGAGAAGTAATAAGCTTTTTTTTCAAAAAATAAAAAAGGCAGCCCAAATCGGGTTGCCTTTTTTATTTATCCGTATTTCATTGGGGCTGCATCGTTAATGAATCCTAGGTATCATGCTGAATTCACCTCATCCCCCAACTCAACCCAATTCTGTGGATGTTTCCCAATCGGGTTTTATTGCAAAACCCATAGTCTATACTTAAAGTACCTGCACGTTTCTGCAATTTCAAGCCCACACCAGCCGACGGAAGTCCGCCCTCATCTATACCAAACTCATAACCTGTTCTCAAGAATAAGAGTTTATGCCAAGCATATTCTGCCCCCAATGAAAATGTTTCATTATTATCGCTATAATGATTGAGTTGTGTGGTGCCCACTAAGCTTTGGCTATTGCCACGCCAAGCGTCCATAGCAAATCCCAAACGAAAAACCGCTGGTACCGATACACGCTGAAAGTCTGTTATATCTGACTGACCATTAAATTTAAGTACTTCCATGTGCCCATTGGGTTTCACATTGGCTCCAAAATTATTGAGGGTAACAGCAAATCTTGCGTTGCGAATATCAAGGTCGTAACGTAGTCCAAAATCGAACAATACATTATTAACGGCCACTCCTGCTAATCCTTCGTGTGCCCATTTAATATTGAGACCAAATGAGAAAAAGTTTGTGAGTATGCGGGCATAGCTGCCGGCCATCGTCCAACTGTTCATATTAAAGGTACGACCTGTGCCAAAGGGCTGAAACTCGGTGGTTTCGGTCATACTTCCATAGT
This window of the Bacteroidota bacterium genome carries:
- the bamD gene encoding outer membrane protein assembly factor BamD, producing the protein MRNIKVLFYPLIFIALSCGGEEKTPHEKSIDEIKAWQIKADSSIQKNENVSGICDSLITHYEHFVNAYPQDTFVPECLERIASLNQRLKQFEKAEIAMEKFQKMFPKHKKIPFILFQEAIMFQTDMHQLGKAKDKFNELILKYPNTKWASDAKIIMESNASSDIELFNSIMKNAEDKKITKK
- the der gene encoding ribosome biogenesis GTPase Der, encoding MGSLVAIVGRPNVGKSTLFNRLVGQRKAIVDDVSGVTRDRHYAEAEWLDKEFIVIDTGGYVKQSNDVFETSIREQVKIAISEADVLLFMVDITCGVTDLDAEFADLLRRSSKKVLVVANKLDNYERLADVAEFYSLGFEHIFPISSMTGSGTGELLDEVAKHLNNPEEDLTDLPKIAIIGRPNVGKSSLTNALLGVERNIVTDIPGTTRDSIHTHYKAFGHEFLLVDTAGIRKKSATMDNIEFYSVMRSIKAIEEADVVMLMIDATEGFQSQDQALFHLAEKNGKGIVILVNKWDLMNKDTNSSKEFAKHIEEKIAPFTDVPVLFISAKEKQRILKAIEMAVAVYQRKNVSIPTHALNEFLLEVVQQTPPPSLKGKFVKIKYVTQLKSKPQQFLLFCNLPQYVKDPYKRFIENRLREKYNYTGVPLKIYFRKK
- a CDS encoding PorV/PorQ family protein produces the protein MKNKNLLFFLFFAIALSDAFAQVLPTFGNSRSGTSGMQFLKVCPDARAGSLGGAVTAIANDPSAAYWNPAGLVKGDTGKFNLQISTTRYFANTNQHWFSAVFNKGMYTKLGLSLAYNDYGSMTETTEFQPFGTGRTFNMNSWTMAGSYARILTNFFSFGLNIKWAHEGLAGVAVNNVLFDFGLRYDLDIRNARFAVTLNNFGANVKPNGHMEVLKFNGQSDITDFQRVSVPAVFRLGFAMDAWRGNSQSLVGTTQLNHYSDNNETFSLGAEYAWHKLLFLRTGYEFGIDEGGLPSAGVGLKLQKRAGTLSIDYGFCNKTRLGNIHRIGLSWGMR